A window from candidate division WOR-3 bacterium encodes these proteins:
- a CDS encoding T9SS type A sorting domain-containing protein — protein sequence LYIGQGSYKKLYVYDYLADSCLKVIDVSAVTASYPDACIFSRTHRRAYVSSFQFEPLGGDKVGIVDTDRDTLLRVLSVRVTNGLYKQAAVDERDGKVYIVDCSGSYYYPDTMWVVDCATDSVIKKFECAPFGADARTCIRWAPWSNRIYLINDFGSDTGGSLVVIDCNTDSVIVPSMLRGGQLRDIQIDPIRQRVFVIGDTNKVYVLRDVEGGVAEETASTGHGSVSGLQVKPTVDGHQISYSIATTCWVDVSVYDLMGREVRRLVAEEQPAGEHQLLWNCQDSVGSPVARGVYLIRLETPSVADTKKVVVTRCSRRS from the coding sequence AGCTCTACATCGGGCAGGGTTCATACAAGAAGCTGTATGTCTACGACTACTTGGCCGATTCATGTTTGAAGGTGATAGACGTGAGCGCGGTTACCGCCAGCTACCCCGACGCCTGCATTTTCAGCCGTACCCATCGCCGGGCCTACGTCTCTTCCTTCCAGTTTGAACCGTTGGGGGGCGACAAAGTCGGCATAGTTGACACTGACCGCGACACGCTATTGCGCGTCCTCTCGGTGCGGGTCACCAACGGGCTGTACAAACAAGCTGCCGTGGACGAACGGGATGGCAAGGTCTACATTGTTGACTGCAGCGGTTCGTATTACTATCCGGACACGATGTGGGTGGTCGACTGCGCCACCGACTCGGTAATCAAGAAGTTCGAGTGTGCTCCGTTTGGAGCTGACGCCCGCACGTGCATCCGCTGGGCCCCCTGGAGCAACCGCATCTACCTCATAAATGACTTCGGCAGCGACACAGGTGGGTCTCTCGTCGTCATCGACTGCAACACCGACTCGGTCATCGTTCCGAGCATGCTAAGAGGCGGGCAACTGCGTGACATTCAGATTGACCCGATTCGCCAGCGCGTGTTTGTCATAGGCGATACGAACAAGGTCTACGTCCTGCGCGACGTGGAAGGCGGCGTGGCTGAAGAGACGGCTTCCACCGGTCACGGTTCGGTTTCAGGTCTGCAGGTGAAGCCGACGGTAGATGGCCACCAGATCAGCTACTCCATCGCCACGACGTGCTGGGTTGACGTCTCCGTCTACGACCTCATGGGACGCGAGGTCCGCCGCTTGGTTGCGGAAGAACAACCGGCAGGAGAGCATCAGCTTCTGTGGAACTGTCAAGACAGCGTCGGTAGTCCTGTCGCCCGTGGCGTCTACCTCATCCGCCTCGAAACCCCGAGCGTCGCTGACACGAAGAAGGTCGTAGTGACAAGATGCTCAAGGCGGTCGTGA